One Panicum virgatum strain AP13 chromosome 3N, P.virgatum_v5, whole genome shotgun sequence DNA segment encodes these proteins:
- the LOC120665847 gene encoding serine/threonine-protein kinase BLUS1-like, with protein MLQLLTLLRPPSAMAPGDAGGEVKYPLGAESYRLLCKIGSGVSAVVYKAVCLPLGSSAVVAIKAIDLERSRANLDDVWREAKAMALLSHCNVLRAHCSFTVGSHLWVVMPFMAAGSLHSILSHGFPDGLPEPCVAVVLRDTLRALCYLHEQGRIHRDIKAGNILVDSDGSVKLADFGVSASIYETGPAASAASSGPIHAARPAALGSSGFNDLAGTPYWMAPEVIHSHVGYGIKADIWSFGITALELAHGRPPLSHLPPSKSMLMRITSRVRLEDAEPTTSTSAKRRKKFSKAFKDMVSCCLCQEPTKRPSAEKLLRHPFFRGCRSKDYLVRNVLAAVPSIEERCKDANLCGCARGARCVSPCRHAGSVVVKNRRISGWNFNEENLEFDPAEAGAAEKRRGLPFHEEEEEDDPAELESNSAGDGNEDNRTAAATTQGSHDEKAAAIGSKEVVVPQLMTILESLEMQRGMVMHVLESGGCHVADGNGCGGMAAADPGEAMLLGYVRQLEHRVEELSTEVEEEMARNARLEKQLQERVSAHKTNSSSQTSGSN; from the coding sequence ATGCTACAGCTGCTCACTCTGCTCCGGCCGCCATCAGCAATGGCGCCGGGcgatgccggcggcgaggtgaaGTACCCGCTGGGCGCGGAGTCGTACCGGCTCCTCTGCAAGATCGGGAGCGGCGTGAGCGCGGTGGTGTACAAGGCGGTGTGCCTGCCGCTGGGCTcgtcggcggtggtggccatcAAGGCGATCGACCTGGAGCGCTCCCGCGCCAACCTCGACGACGTGTGGCGGGAGGCCAAGGCCATGGCCCTGCTCTCCCACTGCAACGTGCTCCGTGCCCACTGCTCCTTCACCGTCGGGAGCCACCTCTGGGTGGTCATGCCCTTCATGGCCGCCGGCTCGCTCCACTCCATCCTCTCCCACGGCTTCCCCGACGGCCTCCCGGAGCCCTGCGTCGCCGTCGTGCTCAGGGACACGCTCCGCGCGCTCTGCTACCTCCACGAGCAGGGCCGCATCCACCGCGACATCAAGGCCGGCAACATCCTCGTCGACTCCGACGGCTCCGTCAAGCTCGCCGACTTCGGCGTCTCGGCCTCCATCTACGAGaccgggccggcggcgtcggcggcgtcctCCGGGCCCATccacgcggcgcggccggcggccctcGGCTCGTCGGGCTTCAACGACCTGGCGGGGACGCCCTACTGGATGGCGCCCGAGGTCATCCACTCCCACGTCGGCTACGGCATCAAGGCGGACATCTGGTCGTTCGGCATCACGGCGCTGGAGCTCGCGcacggccggccgccgctctcccACCTGCCGCCGTCCAAGTCGATGCTGATGCGGATCACCAGCCGCGTCCGCCTCGAGGACGCCGAGCCGACGACCTCCACCTCCGctaagaggaggaagaagttcTCCAAGGCGTTCAAGGACATGGTGTCCTGCTGCCTCTGCCAGGAGCCGACCAAGAGGCCGTCGGCGGAGAAGCTCCTCCGCCACCCCTTCTTTCGGGGCTGCCGCTCCAAGGACTACCTCGTTCGCaacgtcctcgccgccgtcccgaGCATCGAGGAGCGGTGCAAGGACGCCAACCTCTGCGGCTGCGCCAGGGGCGCGCGCTGCGTCTCGCCGTGCCGCCACGCCGGCAGCGTCGTCGTCAAGAACCGGCGGATCAGCGGCTGGAACTTCAACGAGGAGAACCTGGAGTTCGATCCTGccgaggcgggggcggcggagaaGAGGCGCGGCCTTCCGTTccacgaggaggaagaggaagacgaCCCGGCCGAGCTGGAGAGCAACTCCGCCGGAGACGGCAACGAGGATaaccggacggcggcggcgacgacgcaaGGGAGCCACgacgagaaggcggcggcgataGGGTCTAAGGAGGTGGTGGTTCCGCAGCTGATGACCATCTTGGAGAGCCTGGAGATGCAGAGGGGCATGGTGATGCACGTGCTGGAGAGCGGCGGCTGCCACGTCGCCGACGGCAATGGCTGTGGCGGCATGGCAGCTGCTGATCCAGGGGAGGCGATGCTGCTCGGGTACGTGCGGCAGCTGGAGCACAGGGTGGAGGAGCTCAGCACGGAGGTGGAAGAGGAGATGGCAAGGAACGCCCGGTTGGAGAAGCAGCTGCAGGAGAGGGTTAGCGCCCACAAGACAAATTCTTCATCTCAGACATCAGGGAGCAATTGA